The Daphnia pulex isolate KAP4 chromosome 6, ASM2113471v1 genome contains the following window.
TGTAAAGAGCAAGCCCCAGTGCAACCAACTGGCCCAAGATGTAGACTAGGATTTGTCCAATTGCCTGGGTTCCCTCCAACATCTtgaaagctgaaaaaaaaattatactgTATTTAAAAGGTATGACTTGTTTGAATAATAGTTGTGAAAATATACTTTGGTTCATGCTGAACAACGCACGAATGGGCCTCACAAACATCATGCCAACCATCATAATTGGAAATATGGAAATGGAACTTCCCACCATGTACATCATGAACAAATTCATAGGTACCTATTTCAGAAACAGACAAATTTACATTCTATAGACTTATTAACCTTTAAAAGGCACAAGACTGAACTTTATCAAATATTCGAACAGAATAATTCTttcaaattacaattttttcccttacaattattatcttttttcataaattctagcaagaaaaatacacaacaGAACAAATGGTTTTTAACCTGTTTTAGTGGTTGTAAAGCAACATCCCAAGATCTCTTAATAAGCAAACTAGAATCATTTTCCTTAGCTGATTCGGCTACTGTAGTTGCAATCGATGGAAGATATCCTGGAGGAGATGCGAGGTCACATGTTGATTTATTCCTGTAAATCTATCATTAAGTAAACTTTCAAACATGCTTTCATTTAAAGTATTCATTTACCGATTGGAGAGATCGATAGaccatttaaatttctttgcagTGTTTCGGTTCGCCATTGCCATTGTAAAGACTGATTTTGTTGTGGGACTAGGGCTTCGATTTTTGACATCTAATTAGTTGTCTGCTGCAATATCTCAACAAACTTTTCGGAATTATGTTAGATGGCGTTAGTTGTGCTGCATACTGTTTGAGTCTGCTGTTTTTCTGCACAACCAAACTCTCCACACCATATAAGAAAAATCactgttttattcttttttgaaaaagtaggATTGTTTACATTAGAACTGGATGCCTGGTAGGTAAATTTAGCTTTCGTATATAATATGGTACCTATTTCAGATATTTTATTTCGAGTGAGGCATTGAAGTATTGGTATCCGAAGTATTCATTGTAAGTAGTACACTTGGTGCCAGTCCAGAAAATAGGCTTGTATAATTGATGTGAATAAGGTGTGCCTTGAATGTGTGTTGaccttttttgtctttctgcccttccccaaaaaaagaaatttatacACATCAATATTCAAAATTGTCCATAGATAACCGAGACTAGTTGGTGTTTGGATGCAATATTAGACAATTCAGCAATGCAAGAATGGCTGAACGGAAATTTAGTCGTGGCCTTAGAAAGCCAGGTATGGCAGCACAGCTCAGAGAATCAGTTTCTCAAGTTGTCAGAGAAACAGCTGTACAGGTAATTCAGTTCATGCTAAAAACATGTCTCTTTGTtaacaaaatttcttaaacAGAGCAAGCCCCAAAGGGCTGAACCTATTGACTATGAAGCTGTACTAGCTAAAAATAGAATCATTTTTAACAATGATCCTCACAGAGAGCTTCTATTGTTTCCACCTGAAGATGTATCTGTAAGTATTTGTCTCTTTTATCATTTCACAAAGTAAGAGTTGGAaatcatttcttatttctctttcagcaAAGCAAAATAGCCAGACAATGCCGCACAACCAAGTCTACAGTTCCTGAAGAAATTCTTCAGAATGAAGGCAGCTATTTCACACAGAAGTGTGCGCAGTTCTACACGTGTGATTGGTCCACACTCTCATTCAAGTATAGGGCCTACAGTGGTAGCTGCCTTGATTTACCAAGGTACGGTAACCTACATgtataaatattaatttggCTTTCAgtaatagtatttttttttcccttgaagGCTAGAGAGACTTAGTTTGCTTACTGATCCCAAGCATGAAGTCGACGTCGAGGGAGATGCAGATGATGAGATGTTTTCTCCTGAATCCCCACCTACTTTAGAAGGATATCTACTAAAGGGACCTGAAGGAGCTTCAGAGAAGATGTTTGCTAATATTGCAACTAAATCCTTTAAGCGGAGATTTTGCAAACTACGCCAAGATATTACTGGGTCATATTTTCTTGACATTTGTAAGGAAGATAAAAAACAGGATGCTGCGCTTTCCATAAGCCTTGATGAATGCGAGGATGTTGTAGCGTAAGTTTATAAACTTTAACTAAATTATTGTCAGAAAATTCATGTATCACATTCCATTTTCACGTGaaggaacaaaagaaagaacaaattcGGATTCCAGTTGCGTTTGGTCAATCAACGATCTTATGTATTTGCAGCTAGCTCTGAAAGTGAATTGAATAATTGGCTGGAGAAATTGTGCATGGCAGTGCATTCGAGCAAACAATTTTGTGACGACAGAAGAAGTCTGCCCGATCCTGGTAGGTTATCctaaagacaaattttttgttcatgaaatTCTCGAATTTCTTTCCGACAAACCTATGTAGAACTTGCATTGAAATCAACCAAAGTTCCGTCATCCTATGGCACTTTAAGATCACTTGAGTCATCTTTGAATCCACAGCTAACCAAGTATGCTCGTGAAACGGAGATGTCTATTAGTTTAGCAAGAAGGGAAAATCGCAACTTACTTTTTAATCTCAGTCCAATTAAACCggtaaacatatttttctttctaaaaagtAGTAACGCATTTAATCACAAATATCTCATTTAAGTTCCCTGGAGCAAGCGATAGTTTTATGCAAACTAAAGTAAAGCCTTTTGAAGATAATTTTGGTCACCGTTTCTTTGCACGATGCGAATCTATCAACTTCCGTCTGCAGGCTCCAATTGATGGCGATAAAGGACCGCTTGGTCAGGTAGGGCGTTCTTTTATTCCAGTGATATATTTTTgcttaaaaaagatttttcttagGTTGAACCGTATTTTATAACCTTGGCATTGTACGACttgaaattaaataagaaaattacagAAGATTTCCACTCTGATGTAAATCATCCACTTATGAAAGCAGTTATACAATCAATACAGGCAAATTCCGACGAACCAAATAAGATTTTTGACATTCCAGGCGATTGGCTTGCTTTCCCTAAACAAGTGcgtgttgcattttttttttttttttaagttagcagaattttacttttgtgtGATTATTTTCAGGCCGTTTTCAGTGTAAGGCATATTCATAGCGAAGTGTTCTTAGTTATCCGAATAGAGACCATCCTGCAAGGATCTGTCGTGACTTCTGCTGAACCTTATGTGAGACCTAATTCGGATATCAAAACCGGATTAAAAGTACAAAAATCAGCCCGTTCCTACTGTAGTAGGTAAACGCATAATATGTAATATTTCATAAGATATCCTTGATTAAATTCTGCTTCACCCTTTCAGATTAGGCCGATATCGAATGCCTTTTGCATGGGCTGCCCGTCCCTTGTTTCGTTCATCTGGTGAACTTGATACGACAAGCGAAATCTCCACTATTTATCGACAAGAGTCTCATCGTAATTCTGACGAAGATTTAATCAAAACCCTGAATGATTTTAGAAGGTTTtttcattgtattttttacaTGAAATCATCATCCATTTAcaatgttaaaaatttgttgtgtTTGATCAGACCAGAAAAACTCAGCCGATTGACAATTATCCCAGGAATGATTCGAGTCACTGTTGAGCATCTTAAAGAAGCTATGCCAAGTATAAGCCAAATCTTACTGTTCCATAAATATTCAATAACTTTGCTATTCAAATCGTTTTTATAGATATGTTGACTGCATCATTAGTGCCCATCAAACCATTTCCGTTGCCACCTGTTCAAGAACCTACGATTGAAATTGCTGAGTTTCCTACTGTCCGCGTGGAAGACGGTTTTCCATATATGAGCTACGTCAATCATCTATACGTTTATCCTCGTAGTCTGAAATATGATACCCAGAAAACTTTCCATCGCGCAAGAAATATTGCTTGTGTGATTGAACTACGAGACTCTGATGCAAAAGATGCTCAACCATTGAAGgtaattttaagaaatggggagaaaaaatcaagaatatTGTCAAAGtagtatttgttgtttttaatccACATTTTAGAGTATCTATGGTCAAGTGGGACAGTTGCAAATGGTGTCTCAGTGGGTGTGCTCAGTCTCTCATCACATCACGTCGCCGTGCTGGATGgacgaaatcaaaattaatttgcctACATCGTTGAACAACAAACATCATCTGCTctttacttttcttcacaTTTCCTGCGATTTGAGCAAGCAAAAGAAAGATCGTGACAATAAAGAAGTCCTTGGTCCAGAAGTAGTGGTTGGCTACAGTTGGCTGCCACTGATGCATAAAGGACGATTGCGAATAGAACAGCAGAGCCTTCCAGTATCAGCTCATCTCCCGCCTGGTTACCTATCGTTCGAACCCCTTGGATTAGGCAGAGGAGTAAGACATCATTATcaatcatattttttgtttaactcgATAATTAATAGTGCAATTTGTTAGTATGCCGGACCTGAAATTCGGTGGGTTGATGGTcaaaaacccatttttcaagttcatctTGAACTTGTGTCTACAGTAACGGCCCGAGATCAACATTTGCACAATTTCTTTCTCCATATGGCCAAGCTCAATGAAACTCGTTCAATTGCTTCTCTGTTCCCTACAGCAGCCGAGCTGGATGCTCACAAACCTCTAGAGGTAATTTACTATTTGGGATACATACATGTTTGAAACACAAATCGATGAGTAGGCAATTTTTGGAAAGTATAATCCCCATATCAAGTGCAGGAATGGTAAGATTTGGGACAGATTGCGGTTTAAATTGATTGAGTTATTGGCTCATCGAAAATAGATCAGGTAGAAACTGCAACCaagttaagattttttttagcGCAATCCAATTCCCTTTGTTTTACTTCGAAAAATATGCATTTCGTCATCAATTTAACAAGAAGTTAACTTGATTGTCAGTTTGTTTGATTGCCTGATTTAATAACATGTATCTAGTCCTACTGTGCTGTTCTAACATTCAGCTTTAAGATTAAGTTTTATGTTATGTACATTACCAATTTAAATGGTAAGTGTCAGCAATGCTTCAAAACGTTAAGTTGGTGTGTGATTAAATTAATCAGGAGGCGCCAAAAAGCCCTGCTATCCAGGAGAATGGATCTCGTGAATTATCAAAGCTGGTTAAGGTATgttgtttacttttacttatttattatCGACAAGTTCGCCAAAGAGCGCatgtttttcaatgtttttgcAACCAAACAATTTCGCTGCAATTGATATGCCATGAGTGCTACGTTATTCAACCATTTTAATTTCACGTCAAAAAAAGATtgcttgttattattttaatctTTGCAATTTAACTTGGAGTTCTAATTTATCCCTCACAAATTTTACCAtcgtattttgatttttaaccAATATTTTGTTCGACAGGCTTCGGACTTCGTGTCCAAGATCGTCAAGGTGGGAGAATTAATATGTTAATCCTCTATGCATGCAGTTTGAATTCACATTCTGTTCAAGCTTGTAGCTATAATCTCTTGGTTGTGATTTAGttcaatctttatttttttcggtctTGCATGCGGTTAATTGGTTGGATGTTCTGTATCTTTAAAGGGACCAACCGGAAAATTGCATCccttttaacaattttgtattatttgaaCAGGCTTTACATGCTGTTGATGTGACTGAAGTAGTCCATCACCTCCCAGTGGTTTTAAACCAACTAATGTGGCTCATGGTCCGTATTAACAGCGAGGAGTTGTCCGTCAATGTAATTAAAGTACTTATCCACATTGTCAACCAACTTCACGAATTCGAGAAAGCAAACATTTTGGATGCCTACTTGGAGTATGTGTTTGTTACACCAACTCTGACGGAATCGGCAAACAAAGCGACAGTTCACGAAGAGATGGTAACCTAATCAGTTCGAGTTCTTTCTCTTAATCTAGAAACGATACCTTAAACTATTTTGATTTATCAGGTTAAAACGTTGTGCGTCCTTTTACGACCTTCGAACACCGACTTTTTGGTTATGCACAAGTTCCTTCGACACGCCAATTTCTTTCTCAAACTCATTACACGCAGTATGGCTCAGCATATCCTGGAAAGCGGGAGAATTAAAGTAAGGAttggcattttgaaaaaagaaatttttatcgaTAAATTCGTATaatattttcttctaatttaaTAATAGATGCAGAGGCAAGAGCGATTTCATATGGATTACATGCGCAACGTAGAGAGTCTTGTGGAAACGATTTCACCTcatattcaaattaaatataaaGATTTGCCGGACGAAACTCGACATGCAAATCTAGCGATAGCTGAATTCGTCAAAGTAAgacatttacaaaaaaacCACTTGTTTatcttgatttaattttaagtcaaaacttttttgtttgcaaacAGAAATGTCTGTCTTTGATGGATCGAGGTTTTGCTTTCAGACTAGTCAGTATTTATTTGAACACTTTCCGACCAGACGACCCTCGAGCTTTGTATGAGCTTAAGTTTCAGTTCTTACAATCGGTTTGCTTCCATGAACATTACATCCCTTTAAACTTCCCACGCGCTCCAAACTGGGCGGCCATGCAAAAAAGCATGAAGGAATTGGACATGGAATTTCGGTTGTGCGACTCTTTCTGTCGAAGTCATTATCTAGCCGGATTGATTTTGCAAGAGGTCAGTTCTGCCTTAAATGAAGTGGCTGACATTCGCAGAATTGCGTTAAGATGCCTAAAGGATTTACTAGCAAAACATGAACTGGATGATCGTTATCAAAATAAAGTAATTTTccttcattcttttattatgtaccgtaaatttaaatttttgacttTATTCATCCTAGGGACATCAGAGCCGAATCGCATCACTTTATTTGCCTTGGATTTTCATTGTACTTGACAACTGGAACAGATTAAATGTTTTGTCTGTGGAATCCACGGGTCCGTCCAGTTCAACTGCTTCAGCTATTGGCTTTTCTAGTATTGCGAGTCCCTCTGTAAAAACTGGGAAATCATTATCTTTGCCAAGAAACATTCGACCACCTGTTTTGACACCAGTAAACTCGTGGAAACGGTATAACACTTAAAAATTCAATCTCAAGTTCCTTTTCATACCGAGCGAATTCTGTTTCAGAAATCCTGGAACTCCTTTGTCCCAGACTTCATCTCCAGTCCGATCTGACTTCAACCCTAATAGAAATTCTTCATATTTAGCCATAATTGCTGGTCAAGGTACTGCAAATTAATTCGTTTTCGGCATataaaagttgttttattattctgttttttacaCTAGGGGTTCCATGTTCTAGCAGTCAGGCAACTTTGACTAACGGTGGCTCAGTAGGCAGTCTAGGAGAATCAGACAGCTCTTCCACAATGTCGTTGGATAGATCTACAGTTCGTGAATCacctgaaagtgaaaaagggGTTCAAGGAGCTCCTAGGGAGTCTACTGACACTGAAAAAACGgacaaagacaaaataaaaactcactCAAGGTATTTAGTATTCGGTTCTTCTTAAAATCTTTAAGTAAAAAATgtatcaacatttttctcttgtttagaAATGCCAGCCTCGTAATTTCTAACACACCAGTTATACGTTACGACAAGTTACAACCGGACGAAGTAAAGGAAGTACTTTTGTGCCTGATGTACGTCCTGAGACACGCCGACGAGGGGGCATTAATTGCGTGGTGGCACAATGCCTCGCAGCATGACCTTATTTGCTTCTTCCATATATTAGAACTGAGTTTGAGACAGTTCAAATATATGGGAAGAAAGCGTTTTGGGATTATGGGTGACGGAAATTCATCTAAATCCTCAACTCTTCCGCCTCGCGTTCCTCCACCTGTGTTTGGATCCAGACCATCAACATGCTACGAACCCGACGGAAGTAATATTACTGATCTAATGaatgcttttctttctttcagcatttttaatgaagttattttttaatccaGGTTCTTGTTCGGATGGCGACAGCACTTACCGATCTTTATTAGAATCAAATTTGACAATCGAGGTTGGCCTGATAGTTCTTGATGCAGTAGGTCTCTTCTGCCTTCATTTCAAGGAGGCGTTACTGAGTGAAGATGGGGATAACCCCTTAATGAGAAAAGTTTTAGACATCTACTTGTCGTTCCTTCAAATTGGTCAGTCTGAAAGTCTTTCGAAGCATGTGTTCGCAGCTCTGCGGGCGTTCATCAATAGTTTTCCTCTAGCACTTTACCAAGGTATcgtctttatttgatttgaccAATTTCACACATTATTTACCATTTTCTGTTATGACTATAGGTAATGCTTGGCTTTGCGGTCGCTTATGCTGTGAGCTGTTACGGTGTTGTGCTAGTAAATTGTCATTGGTGCGACAAGAAGCTTGCGCCGTCCTTTACTTGCTAATGCGTAGCAACTTCGAGTTCAGTGGGCAAAAAGCCTTAACAAGAGTTCACCTGCAGGTGATCATTTCTGTATCCCAGTTGCTTGGAGAAATTGGTGGTTTGAATAGCACTCGCTTTGGAGAGAGTCTCAATGTCATAAACGGATTCGCAAGCAGCGATAAAGCTATGCAATCTACTGGTAGGTTTCAAACTTGTATCGTCACCTTTAAGTATAGTAGTcatataataatttatttgttgcAGTTTTCCCCGGGGAAGTTCGTGACTTGACAAAGAGGGCACAGACGGTACTTAGAGCAACTTTACAGATGCGCCAACAAGCCCAAGACCCCGAACTGCTTATTGATCTGCAGCATAGTCTTGCTAATTCATATTCTGCCACGCCTGAACTAAGAAAAACTTGGTTGGAAACAATGGCTCATCATCATACTCGCTTGGGGAATTGGTCCGAAGTTGCCCAGTGCCGAATTCATGTAGCAGCTCTCATAACCGAGTACCTGTACCGCAGAGGACTCCGACAACAGGGATGCGAAACCTTTAGTTCCTTGTCACCTAATATTGTTCAAGATGAGAGCAACCTTCGTTTAGACACAGGTTTACATCTAAGGCGCATATGactattaaaattattttatgatgAATGAACTCTCTTTTTCAGGAATCCATGATACTCAGTATGACGAAGCCATGCTACTCGAACAGTTGGAAGAATGTAGCCGTGCGGTAGAAAAAGCTGAACGCTACGAAATGCAACTCGAAATTTACCGACTTATTCTACCAACTTATGAAAAACAGAGGGACTACGTTGCATTAGCTGAGTGTTTTAGTGTCCTTTCCCAGGCGTGTTCTCGAGCCAATGAAGTAAATCGAACTGGGAAACGGTTGCTTGGTACTTACTACCGAGTTGCACTGTATGGAAAGGTATTTCAAGTAAATTCATTTGTGTTCGTTACtgttaagtttattttaatgtttttgcaCTTTGTTGTTACCTTTTCAGGCCCGATTCGGAGACGAAGCCGGTACCGAGTACATCTATAAAGAACCAAAAGTGACAAATTTGTCAGAAATCGCCGAACGTTTAAACAGGATGTATTGTGCAAAATTTGGCACGGAACGGGTGAAGTTAGCAATGGACTCGAACCCAGTATGTTAGTTATGTAACCGCTAAATGAAAGAGTTTTGCTGATTTCATTAATTCGATTTAGATTGAAGATAAAGATATGGAACCGCAGATGGCGTACGTTCAAATCACGCATGTCGTTCCGTATTTTGAGGAGAATGATTTGACTGAGCGTGTTACGGAGTATGAACGCAACCACAATATTAATCGCTTTATGTATGAAATTCCATTTACTACCGATGGGCGAGTCAGAGGATCTCCTGAAGACCAGTGCAAGAAACGAATTATTTTGACTAGTAAGCAAATATTTCTATAAAACTCAAAGTCGCGGCATGAAGACATTCAATATGTGATGCCAcgacaaaaatgatttttaaaacactTTGTATTGTCAGAGTGAAAAGCTTCCTAATTCCACTACTAGTAAATTATTGTTTAAAGAAActaatctgatttttttttcgttatttttagCTCAGTATAGCTTCCCTTACATTAAAAAACGATTGAGGGTTATCCAACGTGAATTTTACGATCTCTCACCGATCGAAGTTGCTTTGGATGAAATGCGCTTGCGCGTCAAGGACATTGCGGAGGCGGTACGGACAGTGCCTACAGACTTAAAGAAGTTGCAATTACGACTGCAGGTTTGCAAAAATGGTGGATTTTGTTGACTGCCTTGTATTACTTAGATTTACTTTTCCAGGGAAGCATCAGCGTCCAAGTTAATGCCGGACCACTAGCGTACGCGTCAGCGTTTCTGGTCCATAACACCCAAAATTACCCGGATGAACAAATCCAGCAATTACAGGAGCTTTATAGGTATGATACACTTATCACTGCTAGATTGTGAAGTAAATGTTGATGTAGTGACGTTCCATTTAAATATTGCTTCAACTTATTGCAGGGATTTTGTGCATATATGCGGGGCCGCCCTAGAATTAAATGGAAAGCTAATCTTACCAGATCAGCGTGAATATCACGAGGCTCTACGTACAAGCTTTCGAGATTTGGTTAATTCTCTAGGCGAGATTTTTGATGATCCGTCATTGAATAGAGACTGGGACGGTTCAATAAGTTCGAATCCTTTCCTTAAACGAAACTCTGTGTTGGTATTTTCAAGTGGTGTTAATAACTCTACCGATGCTTGAGTAgtttttcttcgatttttctttctgtttacTCCCAAAGACAAGTACATTTTGCATCGAAAACTGCTTGCTAATCAGCACTATTGCTGTAGAGGAGTAGTATCAAATGATGTGTGTCGAATGTTAATTAGTCGTCAATTGTACTTCCGGCTCCAGGGTATATTTGTTTCTTCGAGAGATATTGCCATATTGGAATCTCCCTTTTACAACTGACACAGTTCCAGTAAAGCCTATATTAATCTCAATTGTAGACCTTTCAATTCCGTCGCATTGCTACGTTGGATAGTAACAATCCAAAGTAGCATCAAACTGAATTTAATTGTGTAAAATCTCTTCTAATAATGTAAGATGGCTTCGCTTGACCCAAAAAACTTTCTCAACTTCACGGAAACCTGTATACAGCGGCCGCATCTGTATAATATCTTTGTGacgttgttgatttttctagAATACATATGTTGACTCTGCTTTAAGGaacttttatttaaagattaaGGAGCATTATATTaaggttgctgaaattcgtaaacacaatatttaaaaaacgattttttcaACACTTTGGATTGGAGGAAAGAAAGTTTCAGGAATCCCCCACTAGGTGCCACTGCagtttaataacaacaatggCTGCCATTCCCCACATTGCGTCGTGTCTGGTAGTTGTTGTTTAGTGGTCCGTCTTTCACGTTTCGATGCAATATTAGGTGAACATTTTGTAATGTTTGTTTTAGCAAATTGAGTATTACCAACCTTCGTCGTTGGGTATTGCTGGCATATTTAAAGTTAGCCCAGTTAAAGTGTGGTTTAAGGGAGTATTAACTGAACCTGAAGAAAAGTCGCAAGTCACCATGTATCTTGGAgaaaatattgcgtgagtatcaaagttacttgcctttgtttgttagttctttcaactgagtgtcaacgagctagagcagacattgttttttttatgttactGTTAagcgtttattttttccgacGCCAGACGACACAGCCTTTGATCTGATTTTCCGTTCAGTTTAGTTGATTTAATAAGTTTACTTTGCTCATCTCAGGATAAGTTTCTCGCTGCTACTATATGGAAATTTTCAGTGATAATTGTcggtttctgtttcagcaacaaagctcacttgttagattttatatatgtgttctttttttctacttccggttatctcatttcagtcagtagttaagtaaatattcatctgacgaacaaaagaaccacatattcgtgatcctcgtcaaatttgtggtaaagttcatgtttctttttgtacgtacgcatacttccggtttcaagaattttcctgaactatatagttcaggaaaattctcgattttgatcaaattctggatttcgtttaaattacaccaaatcgaccccaaatttcacggagatcacgaatatttggtttatttggtcggcaTCTCAATGGTTagggcgctatcgcttacttccggtatgcttccggaaaatttacataaaactagcaagtgagcatTGTTTTCTGTACAGTTCTAAGGACTGAAGGCTAGGtttaagcaaacaaatatGACTTTTTCAAGTGTTGTGAGTATCTTAAGACCACCtgcaaatactgagttttgagacgtgtcaaatagatggcgtgttgattgtgtcaatTATGGAATGGCGGTTTGTTGTCAAAAGCagtcaaaagttaagctatcctttcttcgaaaattaccaatgaattcataggtaaattcgagtgatttcgtctctaacttgtcggtgatgtgttctattccgtgtatatgttggataaccttattGTTTCTTATCAACTTGtaggaggaaacgtgaaagggtCGTGGCCGTGTGCAGCCACCGttaactattttgttcaaaatcatggTAGAatctattgcaacgaaatcttTCGTTGCACTAACTAGccattttggctattgcaacgaaatcttTCGTTGCACTAACTAGCCATTTTAGCTATTGCAAcgaaagattttgttttttaaatagaagaaggaaaccaTCATATTAAatcgaaaaacaattttttttttttacgaaatttgACTTCTGTCATGCTGTGCCGCTTCGACCCATTCCTCCTTCATGCTTCGACTGTGGCgctgattgattttttaaaatattttttttacatattttattttttttatattatgcttcaattttttatgCTGTGATAGATTTATCGAGTAACCATCAAGTAACCTTCATTTCTAACAACTTGTACTCTTAAAGGGTTACcatccaattttaatttttaactttcgACATTCTATGTTTTTCAATTACTAGGCAGACTTATGCAGATTTGGAAGACACTCAACAGTGTACCACTATTAGCCTACTCGGCTACTCCTGTACATAAATTCATTATACTTTCATCATTAAATAAGGCAGAGTAACTTAGAACTGGGGAAGCGTCGTTGGTTCCATCTTTCCCTTGATTCTTTACAGCTggatttcccccctcccctgcTAACCTGGAAGTTTTTAAGGTCGTCGTGAATTTAAGCCGGCAAACGAACTTTGGCAAGCACTGGGAAGCAGGAGGGAAAAAGCTAGCTCTTGTCGATTTGTCGGTCGGCTCAAAGATTCAACACTTCCCCATTCTACATTTCCCTGTCATGATGAAAGTAAACTTCATTTAGTAACTGGTGATGGTAGTCCACTGAGGTCAGACTGTGATAACATCTTCCCAATGTGCATGTAAtgtacaagaaaaaagttgagtaaTCGAACCGAGGTTGTACCTGCCGGGAATGGCCAAATCATAGAAGAGAGTCCCATTgcaa
Protein-coding sequences here:
- the LOC124196536 gene encoding ER membrane protein complex subunit 4-like, producing the protein MAMANRNTAKKFKWSIDLSNRNKSTCDLASPPGYLPSIATTVAESAKENDSSLLIKRSWDVALQPLKQVPMNLFMMYMVGSSISIFPIMMVGMMFVRPIRALFSMNQTFKMLEGTQAIGQILVYILGQLVALGLALYKCQSMGLLPTHSSDWLAFIDPQQRIEYSGGGQILL